From Paenibacillus sp. PK3_47, the proteins below share one genomic window:
- a CDS encoding dihydrofolate reductase, producing the protein MSITLIWAMDANGLIGKNNDLPWHLPRDFAYFKAETLGKRMLMGRKTWDSLGGKPLKGRTSIILTRDTDYAPEGAEVVHSLEEALAEGRKDDELMVVGGAEIYQMMLPYADKLQVTRIEEAFEGDTKFPEVDWSQWEEVSNTPGIRDEKNPHDYRFYVYKRTDR; encoded by the coding sequence ATGAGTATAACTTTGATCTGGGCAATGGATGCTAACGGTTTGATCGGCAAAAATAACGACCTGCCCTGGCATCTCCCGCGCGATTTTGCTTATTTTAAAGCGGAGACACTGGGCAAAAGAATGCTGATGGGCCGCAAAACCTGGGATTCCCTTGGCGGGAAGCCGCTGAAGGGGAGAACGAGCATTATTTTGACCAGAGACACTGATTATGCGCCTGAAGGTGCAGAGGTGGTGCACAGTCTGGAGGAAGCACTCGCGGAAGGCCGCAAGGATGATGAACTGATGGTCGTAGGCGGTGCAGAGATTTATCAGATGATGCTGCCCTATGCGGATAAGCTGCAGGTGACCCGGATTGAAGAGGCGTTCGAGGGGGACACGAAATTTCCTGAAGTGGACTGGAGCCAGTGGGAAGAAGTGTCCAATACGCCGGGCATACGTGATGAGAAAAATCCGCACGATTACCGATTTTATGTTTATAAACGTACGGATCGGTAA